From Cotesia glomerata isolate CgM1 linkage group LG2, MPM_Cglom_v2.3, whole genome shotgun sequence, a single genomic window includes:
- the LOC123260166 gene encoding uncharacterized protein LOC123260166: MKYPLTADIPKERDHDSYLKDVEKHKKDIEKLRKTKKNEKYTVNGIKGSSVLASLPNFDCVWGYPHDYMHGVLLGVERQLWNKWSKEFLSADQRKLINARLTNIQPTNEIHRTPRILLKKQSRKATEWRSWLLFYSIPVLSGILRQDLLDSYKLFVSSIFKLLSVNMTEDDLLSCEMNLLQFVYDCQNFYGASFMTFNVHCLLHMVQSVRKNGPSWATSTYAFENNIFNLKQKVTGPNGAINQMANRTLRDNNFQVILHDEPNELCRQFCNDIIDRKREKVSSAERSVNGAVLLDPVFGQAPKSSVSFYYRCLYKKKNVSRSILHPSQENK, translated from the coding sequence ATGAAGTATCCATTGACAGCTGACATTCCAAAGGAACGTGACCATGACAGCTATTTGAAGGATGTGGAGAAACATAAAAAAGATATTGAGAAGCTCcggaaaacaaaaaaaaatgaaaaatacacAGTTAACGGCATTAAAGGTTCAAGTGTTCTGGCATCACTTCCAAATTTTGATTGTGTTTGGGGCTATCCTCATGATTACATGCACGGCGTCTTATTGGGTGTGGAGCGTCAGCTTTGGAACAAGTGGAGCAAGGAATTTCTATCAGCCGATCAAAGAAAACTAATTAATGCTCGATTAACAAATATCCAGCCAACTAATGAGATTCATCGAACTCCAcgaatattgttaaaaaaacaatcacgGAAAGCTACAGAATGGCGGTCGTGGTTATTATTTTACAGCATTCCTGTATTAAGCGGAATATTACGTCAAGATTTGCTTGATTCATACAAACTATTCGTCTCAAGTATATTCAAACTTCTTTCGGTGAACATGACTGAAGATGATTTGTTGAGTTGCGAAATGAATCTACTCCAATTTGTATACGATTGCCAAAACTTTTATGGAGCTTCGTTTATGACATTTAATGTGCATTGTTTATTACATATGGTACAGAGTGTGAGGAAAAATGGTCCGTCATGGGCAACATCAACATATGCAtttgaaaacaatattttcaatttaaaacaaaaagtaACGGGTCCGAATGGGGCAATTAATCAAATGGCAAATAGGACATTACGTGacaataattttcaagtcaTACTACATGATGAACCTAACGAGTTATGTCGGCAATTTTGTAATGATATAATTGATAGAAAACGAGAGAAAGTATCTAGTGCTGAACGTTCAGTAAATGGCGCGGTATTACTGGACCCTGTTTTTGGACAAGCTCCAAAAAGCTctgtttctttttattatcgctgtttatacaaaaaaaaaaatgtatcacgGTCAATTTTACACCCAAGTCAAGAAAACAAATAA